The genomic segment ATATTCATCCCCTTTTGAATGAACATAGGAAAATGCTTAATAAATTCATAACTAACTACATCACCATGTGCCTCTTGATTAAAGAAATTCCCCCATCTTCCTAGAGCCTGAGCTAAAATAATTGAAGGTGCTGCCACATCTGCAAACTTAATAAAGCTTAATTTTTTAATTCTTGTATAAATTAATGCTGTTCCTAATGCAAAAATTAGCCCACCATGTATTGCAAGTCCACCATTCCTTATATTAAAAGCATTAATAATATTATCTTTATAGTTATCAAATTCAAATATTACATAATATAGCCTTGCACCTATTATACCAATTGGAATAGATAATAATACAATGTTTAGCAAATTATCATAATCAACTTCTCTCCACTTACAATTATATTGAGATATTAATATTCCAAGCATAATACCCGTTGCAATTAATATTCCATACCACCTAATATCAAATCCTCCAATTGAAAATGCCACTGGATTCATAATTTCACTTCCTTATCTTCTAATTTTGTATTTTTTGTATAACCATAGCACAAGCTCCTACAGCTATAGATTTATCTTCAAAATATCCACCCCTAATAAATTGAATATTATTATTTTTTATGTGACACTTCTGAAGAGCTATTTCTTTTGTAGTTTCATAAAACAACTTTGATTGTTGTATTAATGGACCACTTAAAATTATAAGCTCTGGATTAAATAACTTAATATAATTTGAAAGTCCTATACCAAAATATAAAGCCGTATCTTTGATAATACTCATGGCCACTTCATTTTCTCTTTCTCCAAGGCTACAAACATCTGTATAATTAATATCATTTAAATTTTTATTTAACCAAGATACTCTATTTTCTTTTATTTCATCTATAAACTTTTTTGTTATATTGGATATTGATACATAACTTTCTATACATCCATAATTTCCACAGGAACACAACTCTCCATCAGCATCAACAACCATATGTCCAAATGCATCTTCTACATTGTTAATAGTTCGAATTAGAACTCCAGATGATATGATCCCAGTTCTTATTCCTACACCACAGTTAATATATGCTATATTCTTTTTACCTTTCCCAATTCCAAAGTTATATTCGCCTATAACAGCTGCATTAGCACCATTATCTATGCATATTATTGTATCAAATTCTCTTTTTAGTTCATCTTTTAATTGATCAGAATTAAATCCACCAACTATTCCTATTCCAATTCCAATAATTGCTGATTTTTGTATTTTTAATTTCATACAACATTCTTTTATAACATTAGGTATAATTTCAGATATTGTATTCATATCATATTCATGGCTTAATAATTTTTCTTCTAGTATTTTTAATTTCAAATTTGTTATGACTATTCTAGTGTAAATTCTTGAAATATCAATTCCCATAATATAAAATTCACTATGATTTACATCATATAAACTAGGCTTTCTTCCTCCTGTAGATTCTCCAATGTCACTTTCCACAATGATTTTTTCGTCAATTAATATTTTAAGATCTCTATTTAATGTAGTTAATTTTATCTTAGTTATGTTTGCCAATTCATTTTTAGCGATAGGACCATTTTCTTGTATAACGCGAAAGATATATCTGCACCTATCATTTAACGATTCAAAACTTTTATATGCTTCCAAGAAACTCGCTCCCTTTCTCATATTAGTATATCATCTTTTAGCCATTATGGATATAAGTTTTAATTTACTTCAAATATATGTGTAATTTTAACTCGCTTTATTTCATTTGACTATTAATTCCTTGATGATAAATAAATGGCAATTTCAATTCTCTACGCACCTTCCCTTAGCATATTCTAGGCAGCATACTTCCCTCTAAAGGCGATAATAATCTCTTTCCACCAAATCCGTTTTCTATAAATATATTCTGATTAGACTCTTTAACAAATTCACCTATAATTCTCGCTCCTTTCCCTTGATCAAGTGAGCGAATTATATCAAGTACTTTTTGGGACTCGGTTTCTTTAACAACTAGTACCATTCTTCCCTCACAAGCCATATATAATGGATCTAATCCTAAAAGATTATTTATAGACTTAACACTTTCACTAATTGGAATTTCCTTTTCTATTAGGTGTATCCCAAGCTTGCAAAGTGATGAAAATTCATGCAATACAGTGGCTAATCCGCCTCGAGTTGGATCCCTCATTATTTTTATTGAAGGAAACTGTTCCTTAAGTTCTTCTATAAAAGGAAATAGTGGTGCACAATCACTTTTATAGTCTCCTTTGACCTTTAAGTTATATCTCTCTACTGCAATTGTTGTTCCATGCTCACCAATTTCCCCAGTTACTATAATTTTATCTCCTTCTTCAATAGGTTTTACTTCATATCCGTTAATTATATATCCGATTCCACTTGTATTAATGAATATTCCATCTACACTTCCTTTTTCAACTACCTTTGTATCTCCTGTTACTATCTTAGCTCCACATTCTAAACATGTTTGCCCCATAGACTTAACAATTTCTTCAAGGCTTCGCATTGAAAATCCTTCTTCAATTATAAAACTCGAACTTAAATAAAATGGCTTTGCTCCAGATACAGCTAAATCATTAATAGTACCACAAACTGCAAGCTTTCCTATGTTTCCCCCAGAAAAAAACAGTGGCTTTACCACAAAAGAATCTGTGGTGAAAGCCATTTTTCCTTGTACTGCTGTAAATGTTGCTGAGTCTTGCTCTTGTAAAAGAATATTGTTATTAAAATATTGGTAAAAAAGCTGCTCAATTAATATTTTTGTATGCTTTCCTCCATCACCATGAATAAGCTTAATCATTTCATTCATTTATTCCACTCCCCTATACTTATAAAAAATAGAGCAAGATCCCTCCATAGATACCATACAAGGTCCTATTGGATGCTCTGGTGTACAACCTTTTCCAAAAAGCTCACATTTATTAGGTAATTTCTTCCCCAATAAAATCTCACTGCATGCACAAGTTCTAATATAGTTTTTCTCAGAAGTCTTACTTAAATTTATTCCAAATCTTTCAGAAGCATCATACTTTTTATATTTCTCCCTCAAAGTAAATCCAGAATCTTTAATAACTCCTATTCCTCTCCATTCATGTTCGCAATATGTGAATACTTCACTCATTAATTCATTTGCCCTTTTGTTTCCTTCTTGGCTTACACAAGTTTTATACAAATTTTCAAAACTTTTTTCAGTTTTATTTTGTTGTTTCGTTAAAAAATATAAAGCAGTAGCAATATCTAAAGCTTCAAAACCTGCAATTACTGCTGGAATATTATATTCCTCTACAATAAATTTAAAATAATCTGCTCCCTTTACTGCTGCTACATGTCCTGGACACATTAATCCATTTATATTATGATTAGGCTGCTTAAGTATGTAATGGAGTATTGGCTCCATTCTTTTCATTCCTATTAAAAATGAAATATTTCTTATATTTTTTTCCTTTGCTATCTTTACAGCTAAAGCAATTATAGGAGTAGTAGTTTCAAAGCCTACTCCAAGAAAAACTATTTCTTTATCTTTATTTTCTTCTGCAAGTGCTATTGAATCTAAAGGTGAATATAATACTTTAATATCTTTTCCTTTTTCTCTTTGCTTAATTAAATTCTCTCTACTTCCATTTACTCTCATCATATCACCAAAAGTACTTAAAATCACATTTGAATTCTTAAGTAATTCTATAGCTGCATCTATATAACCTTCTGGAGTAACACAAACTGGACATCCTGGTCCTGACAATAAATTTATATTAGAATTAACCAACTGTCTAATTCCAAGTTTTGAAAGTGCCTGAGTATGAGTTCCACAAACTTCCATGACATTAAACTTTTTGACTTGAGACTTTTGAATTTCGTTAAGAATATTTTTAATCAAGATTTCTTTATTCATACTTTTTCCTCGCTATTAAGTATTGATTGAAATATCCTTTGTAATTCTTCAAAATAATCCTTGTCAATCTTTTGAATAGCACAGCCTGCATGAACTAAAACATAATCTCCCACTTTTAGTTCTTCAATAAGCTGAATATTAATTCTGCTCTCTAACCCCATAATATCTATTATTGCACTATAGTTATCTATATTTCTAACTTGTGCTGGAATTGCAAGACACATAAACTTACCTTCCTTCTTTATTTACACTTACAAAAATCGTAAATCAATATGACAACCTATTTTTCATAACACAGCATCAGTAGATTAGCTTAGTAAATACAATATGAGTTCACTTTGCTTCTTAGTCTTATGAAAAATATACACGACAAATTTGAATACATCATTTCTTTTTAAGAATTGCATTTGCAACATGAAGCTGACCAAAAGAAATTCCTTCATCATTAGTTGGAATTTGTTCATTATAAAACACTTTAAATCCTTGCTTAATTAGATTTATATATATTCCTTTTAAAAGATAGTTATTTTCAAAAACACCACCACTAAGAACAACTTTATCTATATGCTCCTTTTCTCTAAGCTTACAAACTAAATCACATGAAGCTTTAATAAGTGAGTTGTGAAATTTAGACGATATCTTAGAAATCAATTCCTTTTTCTGAATATCTCTCAAGATTCCTTCAATAATGCTTTTATATTGAATATTAAAAATACCATTTTCCTCTTTAATATCCCATGAATAACTTTCTTTAATTTTATAATCAATAATATTTTCTAATTCTATTGCTGCCTGTCCGTCATAAGATATACTATTTCTGATTCCACATAAGGCTGTTACTGCATCAAACAATCTTCCAACACTTGAAGATAAAAAACAATTTATTTTTGAATCTAAAGCTTGTTTAACTACTTTAATTTTTTCATTATCTACTCCTTGAATTATTTTTTCTGGATCATAACCCAAAGCATATAAATAACTTAAAGCACATCTCCAAGGTTCTTTTATAGCTTGTTCTCCTCCTTGGAGATTTACATATTTCAATTGCCCTGCTCTTTTAAATACTCTTCGATTTCCAACCAAAAATTCGCCACCCCATATTGATCCATCAAGTCCAAATCCAGTACCATCAAATATAATTCCAATTACAGAATCATAAATAGAATGTTCAGCCATGCAGCTAACCATATGGGCATGATGATGCTGTACTTCTATTTTTCTCATTTTCTTTTCATTTGCATATTTAGTACTTGAGTATGCTGGATGCATATCGCATGCCAATACTTCTTCATTAATATCAAATAAATTGCAAAAATGTTTTAGCACATATTTAAAATTCTTATAACAATTAAATTCTCCTAAATCACCTAAATACTGACTTAAATATGCGTATCCATTTTTAGAAACACAAATAGTACTTTTCTGCTGCCCTCCAATCGCTATAATTTCATTTTTAACTCCTGTTTTTAATGAATAAGGTCTATATCCTCTTGCACCACGAACAACCTTTTCTACTTCACCTATGACTTTTACAACAGAATCATCAACCTTAACGTAAATCTCCCTGTCATTCATCAGAAAATAATCTGCCACTGCATTTAAATGTTTTAGTGCTTCTTCATTTTTATGTTCCATTGGCATACTGCTTATATTTCCACTAGTCATAACTAAAAGATCTAACTTTTCATTAAATAATAGATAATGAAGGGGTGTATACGGAAGCATTACTCCTAGACTATTTTGCTTTGGTGATATAGCCTCTGGCAATATGAAAGGATATTTCTTCTTTAAAATTACAATGGGTCTCTTATTACTGCTTATTACTTCCTCTTCTTTATCTGATACATAGCAAATCTCTTTGATAACTCCAATATCTTTAGCCATCAAAGCTAATGGTTTATCTTTCCTTTGTTTTCTACTTCTAAGCAAATTAATAGCTTGCTCATTTCTTCCATCACAAACTAGATGAAAGCCTCCAATCCCCTTAATCGCCAATATTTTTCCTTCTTCAATAAGTGAAACAGTTTCTTTAATAGGATCTTCGCACTTAATCTGATCTCCACGATTATTTGTTAAAAAGAACTTCGGTCCACAATTTCCACAACAATTTGGCTG from the Clostridium beijerinckii genome contains:
- the hypF gene encoding carbamoyltransferase HypF produces the protein MRYIVKIYGIVQGVGFRPFVYEKAKDFKIRGSVQNIGGAVVIDCLGERENIKQFIFNVIKRPPSIAKIERVECTLIKKDFSTISCLDENKFVIKENIYKKFVIKESTKQKNEMRFISPDIAVCDECLEDIRSKGNLRYKYAFTNCTQCGPRYSIIKALPYDRQNTTMKDFSMCDECKEEYENPLSRRFHAQPNCCGNCGPKFFLTNNRGDQIKCEDPIKETVSLIEEGKILAIKGIGGFHLVCDGRNEQAINLLRSRKQRKDKPLALMAKDIGVIKEICYVSDKEEEVISSNKRPIVILKKKYPFILPEAISPKQNSLGVMLPYTPLHYLLFNEKLDLLVMTSGNISSMPMEHKNEEALKHLNAVADYFLMNDREIYVKVDDSVVKVIGEVEKVVRGARGYRPYSLKTGVKNEIIAIGGQQKSTICVSKNGYAYLSQYLGDLGEFNCYKNFKYVLKHFCNLFDINEEVLACDMHPAYSSTKYANEKKMRKIEVQHHHAHMVSCMAEHSIYDSVIGIIFDGTGFGLDGSIWGGEFLVGNRRVFKRAGQLKYVNLQGGEQAIKEPWRCALSYLYALGYDPEKIIQGVDNEKIKVVKQALDSKINCFLSSSVGRLFDAVTALCGIRNSISYDGQAAIELENIIDYKIKESYSWDIKEENGIFNIQYKSIIEGILRDIQKKELISKISSKFHNSLIKASCDLVCKLREKEHIDKVVLSGGVFENNYLLKGIYINLIKQGFKVFYNEQIPTNDEGISFGQLHVANAILKKK
- the lgt gene encoding prolipoprotein diacylglyceryl transferase; translation: MNPVAFSIGGFDIRWYGILIATGIMLGILISQYNCKWREVDYDNLLNIVLLSIPIGIIGARLYYVIFEFDNYKDNIINAFNIRNGGLAIHGGLIFALGTALIYTRIKKLSFIKFADVAAPSIILAQALGRWGNFFNQEAHGDVVSYEFIKHFPMFIQKGMNINGLYYNPTFLYESLWNLTIFIILMIMLRKCKKNGIVFFTYIGLYSIGRFIIEGMRTDSLMIGSFRMAQLISLTGVIAWIIFIAASYYNSKSKGNTYKE
- a CDS encoding HypC/HybG/HupF family hydrogenase formation chaperone, translated to MCLAIPAQVRNIDNYSAIIDIMGLESRINIQLIEELKVGDYVLVHAGCAIQKIDKDYFEELQRIFQSILNSEEKV
- the hypE gene encoding hydrogenase expression/formation protein HypE; the encoded protein is MNEMIKLIHGDGGKHTKILIEQLFYQYFNNNILLQEQDSATFTAVQGKMAFTTDSFVVKPLFFSGGNIGKLAVCGTINDLAVSGAKPFYLSSSFIIEEGFSMRSLEEIVKSMGQTCLECGAKIVTGDTKVVEKGSVDGIFINTSGIGYIINGYEVKPIEEGDKIIVTGEIGEHGTTIAVERYNLKVKGDYKSDCAPLFPFIEELKEQFPSIKIMRDPTRGGLATVLHEFSSLCKLGIHLIEKEIPISESVKSINNLLGLDPLYMACEGRMVLVVKETESQKVLDIIRSLDQGKGARIIGEFVKESNQNIFIENGFGGKRLLSPLEGSMLPRIC
- a CDS encoding ROK family transcriptional regulator, whose amino-acid sequence is MEAYKSFESLNDRCRYIFRVIQENGPIAKNELANITKIKLTTLNRDLKILIDEKIIVESDIGESTGGRKPSLYDVNHSEFYIMGIDISRIYTRIVITNLKLKILEEKLLSHEYDMNTISEIIPNVIKECCMKLKIQKSAIIGIGIGIVGGFNSDQLKDELKREFDTIICIDNGANAAVIGEYNFGIGKGKKNIAYINCGVGIRTGIISSGVLIRTINNVEDAFGHMVVDADGELCSCGNYGCIESYVSISNITKKFIDEIKENRVSWLNKNLNDINYTDVCSLGERENEVAMSIIKDTALYFGIGLSNYIKLFNPELIILSGPLIQQSKLFYETTKEIALQKCHIKNNNIQFIRGGYFEDKSIAVGACAMVIQKIQN
- the hypD gene encoding hydrogenase formation protein HypD; this translates as MNKEILIKNILNEIQKSQVKKFNVMEVCGTHTQALSKLGIRQLVNSNINLLSGPGCPVCVTPEGYIDAAIELLKNSNVILSTFGDMMRVNGSRENLIKQREKGKDIKVLYSPLDSIALAEENKDKEIVFLGVGFETTTPIIALAVKIAKEKNIRNISFLIGMKRMEPILHYILKQPNHNINGLMCPGHVAAVKGADYFKFIVEEYNIPAVIAGFEALDIATALYFLTKQQNKTEKSFENLYKTCVSQEGNKRANELMSEVFTYCEHEWRGIGVIKDSGFTLREKYKKYDASERFGINLSKTSEKNYIRTCACSEILLGKKLPNKCELFGKGCTPEHPIGPCMVSMEGSCSIFYKYRGVE